A window of the Arachis duranensis cultivar V14167 chromosome 5, aradu.V14167.gnm2.J7QH, whole genome shotgun sequence genome harbors these coding sequences:
- the LOC107489830 gene encoding disease resistance protein Roq1-like: MAKHEEKFKDDLSKIVEVVSREIKRVALPVADYLTGLESQVSVVKSLLFSDGYDGVQVVGIHGNAGSGKTKVAYAIYHLISNGFESICFLENVRENSYKHGLVYLQNMLLSNVFERKNLKATSFEKGISTIKHWLQQKKILLILDDVDKPEQLQALAGKPDWFGLGTRVIVTTRDKCLLESHGIKRIYEMENSNSESNINASPGKDKREQLGEKSTSGDQVNGSLEPLVSEDISLERSKQASLIQAESNTEVIGCNENEADSYHTHFPERIDNGKKEVPNGNREVDMAEKCFSAQLESLEEKKREFEEQIRIIKAEIAGFQSRDTVAKEKKRSV; encoded by the exons ATGGCTAAACATGAGGAGAAGTTCAAGGACGACTTATCCAAA ATCGTTGAAGTGGTGTCAAGGGAGATTAAACGTGTTGCTTTGCCTGTTGCTGACTATCTGACTGGACTAGAGTCTCAAGTTTCAGTAGTAAAGTCGCTTCTATTTTCTGATGGCTATGATGGAGTCCAAGTGGTAGGGATTCATGGAAATGCTGGATCAGGCAAAACAAAAGTAGCTTATGCAATTTATCATTTGATTTCTAACGGTTTTGAAAGTATATGTTTTCTTGAAAATGTGAGAGAAAATTCATATAAGCATGGTTTAGTGTATCTTCAAAATATGCTTCTTTCTAATGTATTCGAAAGGAAGAATCTCAAAGCAAcaagttttgaaaaaggaatttCAACAATAAAGCACTGGCTCCAACAAAAGAAGATCCTTTTGATTCTAGATGATGTTGACAAACCAGAGCAATTACAAGCTCTTGCTGGAAAACCTGATTGGTTTGGCCTTGGAACAAGAGTCATTGTTACAACACGGGACAAATGTTTACTAGAGAGCCATGGGATTAAAAGAATATATGAGATGGAGAATTCAAATTCG GAGTCAAATATCAATGCATCCCCTGGAAAGGACAAGAGAGAACAACTGGGTGAAAAAAGCACTTCCGGTGATCAAGTCAATGGTTCGTTAGAGCCTCTAGTTTCTGAAGATATTAGTCTTGAAAGGAGCAAACAGGCTTCTCTTATTCAAGCGGAATCAAATACAGAAGTCATAGGATGTAATGAAAATGAAGCAGACAGTTATCATACTCATTTCCCAGAAAGAATTGATAATGGTAAAAAAGAAGTGCCAAATGGAAACAGGGAAGTCGATATGGCTGAGAAGTGTTTCTCCGCTCAGTTAGAATCTttggaggaaaagaaaagagaatttgAAGAGCAAATTCGCATAATAAAAGCTGAGATTGCAGGTTTTCAGAGCAGAGACACAGTTgctaaagagaaaaagagaagtgTTTGA